The Rhipicephalus sanguineus isolate Rsan-2018 chromosome 7, BIME_Rsan_1.4, whole genome shotgun sequence genome includes a window with the following:
- the LOC119400305 gene encoding uncharacterized protein LOC119400305 isoform X4, which translates to MARLFLASAFAVSLACLASGYQVRYFYFPGGGFGGSGGGLSSLFGSGGYGSGGGFGGSGGSGGSGGSGMSSLFGSGFGGSGGSGGSGMSSLFGNGFGGSGGFGGSGGSGGSGMSSLFGSGFGGSGGFGGSGGSGGSGMSSLFGSGFGGSGGSGGSGMSSLFGSGFGGSGGSGGSGMSSLFGSGFGGSGGYGGSGGLSSLFGGSSGGFGGSSGGYGGSSGGYGGGSGGYGGGSGLSSLFGGSSGGFGGSSGGYGGGSGLSSLFGGSSGGFGGSSGGYGGSSGGYGGSSGGYGGSSGLSSLFGGGSGGFGGSSGGYGSSSGGYGGSSGLSSLFGGSSGGYGGSSGGYGGSGFGGGLGSSGGFGGSSGMGGLGGGSFSGLGGGSGFSGLGGSSGLGGRLGGIFGRRRRGRGRRGRRSSFGSSGFGSSGLGGGIGGSSGSGGFGGFGGSGSSGGFGGLSGLSGFGGSGGSGGGSGFGGGFGGSSGGGGSGGFGGLGGSSGFGGSSGGSGFGGSFGGSSGGSGFGGGSGFGGGDMKQKSMSW; encoded by the exons ATGGCTCGTCTGTTCCTAGCCTCCGCGTTCGCcgtttcactcgcctgcctcgccTCCGGGTACCAAGTGCGATACTTCTACTTCCCAGGTGGTG GCTTCGGCGGAAGCGGTGGCGGCCTCAGTAGCCTCTTCGGCAGTGGCGGTTATGGAAGCGGTGGCGGCTTCGGAGGCAGCGGGGGAAGTGGCGGCTCCGGAGGTAGCGGAATGAGCAGCCTCTTTGGTAGCGGCTTCGGAGGAAGTGGCGGCTCCGGAGGTAGCGGAATGAGCAGCCTCTTTGGTAACGGCTTCGGAGGAAGTGGCGGCTTCGGAGGAAGTGGCGGCTCCGGAGGTAGCGGAATGAGCAGCCTCTTTGGTAGCGGCTTCGGAGGAAGTGGCGGCTTCGGAGGAAGTGGCGGCTCCGGAGGTAGCGGAATGAGCAGCCTCTTTGGTAGCGGCTTCGGAGGAAGTGGCGGCTCCGGAGGTAGCGGAATGAGCAGCCTCTTTGGTAGCGGCTTCGGAGGAAGTGGCGGCTCCGGAGGTAGCGGAATGAGCAGCCTCTTCGGTAGTGGCTTCGGAGGAAGTGGCGGCTACGGGGGTAGTGGCGGCCTAAGTAGCCTTTTCGGTGGTAGCAGTGGTGGCTTCGGAGGCAGCAGCGGTGGCTATGGAGGCAGCAGCGGTGGCTACGGAGGCGGCAGCGGTGGCTACGGAGGCGGCAGCGGCCTAAGTAGCCTCTTCGGTGGTAGCAGCGGTGGCTTCGGAGGCAGCAGCGGTGGCTACGGAGGCGGCAGCGGCCTAAGTAGCCTCTTCGGTGGTAGCAGCGGTGGCTTCGGAGGCAGCAGCGGTGGCTACGGAG GCAGCAGCGGTGGCTATGGAGGCAGCAGCGGTGGCTACGGAGGCAGCAGCGGCCTCAGTAGCCTCTTCGGTGGTGGCAGTGGTGGCTTCGGAGGCAGCAGCGGTGGCTATGGAAGCAGTAGTGGTGGCTACGGAGGCAGCAGCGGCTTAAGTAGCCTCTTCGGTGGCAGCAGCGGTGGCTACGGAGGCAGCAGTGGTGGTTATGGCGGCAGCGGCTTCGGTGGAGGCcttggcagcagcggcggctTTGGCGGCAGCAGCGGTATGGGTGGACTCGGTGGTGGCAGCTTCAGTGGCCTTGGAGGAGGTAGCGGCTTCAGCGGCCTTGGAGGAAGCAGCGGACTCGGTGGTCGCCTTGGTGGAATCTTCGGTCGCCGACGTCGCGGACGCGGCCGACGTGGTAGGCGCTCCAGTTTTGGAAGCAGTGGCTTCGGCAGCAGCGGCCTAGGTGGAGGCATCGGCGGATCAAGCGGCAGCGGTGGCTTTGGAGGCTTCGGCGGATCAGGCAGCAGCGGTGGCTTCGGAGGCCTCAGCGGCTTGAGCGGCTTCGGCGGATCCGGCGGATCCGGCGGCGGAAGCGGTTTTGGAGGAGGCTTCGGTGGATCCAGCGGAGGCGGTGGAAGCGGAGGCTTCGGCGGCCTCGGTGGATCCAGCGGCTTCGGCGGATCAAGCGGCGGCAGCGGATTTGGTGGAAGCTTCGGTGGATCCAGTGGAGGCAGCGGattcggcggcggcagcggattCGGTGGAGGAGACATGAAACAGAAATCCATGTCATGGTAA
- the LOC119400305 gene encoding uncharacterized protein LOC119400305 isoform X7 produces the protein MARLFLASAFAVSLACLASGYQVRYFYFPGGGFGGSGGGLSSLFGSGGYGSGGGFGGSGGSGGSGGSGMSSLFGSGFGGSGGSGGSGMSSLFGNGFGGSGGFGGSGGSGGSGMSSLFGSGFGGSGGFGGSGGSGGSGMSSLFGSGFGGSGGSGGSGMSSLFGSGFGGSGGSGGSGMSSLFGSGFGGSGGYGGSGGLSSLFGGSSGGFGGSSGGYGGSSGGYGGGSGGYGGGSGLSSLFGGSSGGFGGSSGGYGGGSGLSSLFGGSSGGYGGSSGGYGGSSGLSSLFGGGSGGFGGSSGGYGSSSGGYGGSSGLSSLFGGSSGGYGGSSGGYGGSGFGGGLGSSGGFGGSSGMGGLGGGSFSGLGGGSGFSGLGGSSGLGGRLGGIFGRRRRGRGRRGRRSSFGSSGFGSSGLGGGIGGSSGSGGFGGFGGSGSSGGFGGLSGLSGFGGSGGSGGGSGFGGGFGGSSGGGGSGGFGGLGGSSGFGGSSGGSGFGGSFGGSSGGSGFGGGSGFGGGDMKQKSMSW, from the exons ATGGCTCGTCTGTTCCTAGCCTCCGCGTTCGCcgtttcactcgcctgcctcgccTCCGGGTACCAAGTGCGATACTTCTACTTCCCAGGTGGTG GCTTCGGCGGAAGCGGTGGCGGCCTCAGTAGCCTCTTCGGCAGTGGCGGTTATGGAAGCGGTGGCGGCTTCGGAGGCAGCGGGGGAAGTGGCGGCTCCGGAGGTAGCGGAATGAGCAGCCTCTTTGGTAGCGGCTTCGGAGGAAGTGGCGGCTCCGGAGGTAGCGGAATGAGCAGCCTCTTTGGTAACGGCTTCGGAGGAAGTGGCGGCTTCGGAGGAAGTGGCGGCTCCGGAGGTAGCGGAATGAGCAGCCTCTTTGGTAGCGGCTTCGGAGGAAGTGGCGGCTTCGGAGGAAGTGGCGGCTCCGGAGGTAGCGGAATGAGCAGCCTCTTTGGTAGCGGCTTCGGAGGAAGTGGCGGCTCCGGAGGTAGCGGAATGAGCAGCCTCTTTGGTAGCGGCTTCGGAGGAAGTGGCGGCTCCGGAGGTAGCGGAATGAGCAGCCTCTTCGGTAGTGGCTTCGGAGGAAGTGGCGGCTACGGGGGTAGTGGCGGCCTAAGTAGCCTTTTCGGTGGTAGCAGTGGTGGCTTCGGAGGCAGCAGCGGTGGCTATGGAGGCAGCAGCGGTGGCTACGGAGGCGGCAGCGGTGGCTACGGAGGCGGCAGCGGCCTAAGTAGCCTCTTCGGTGGTAGCAGCGGTGGCTTCGGAGGCAGCAGCGGTGGCTACGGAGGCGGCAGCGGCCTAAGTAGCCTCTTCGGTG GCAGCAGCGGTGGCTATGGAGGCAGCAGCGGTGGCTACGGAGGCAGCAGCGGCCTCAGTAGCCTCTTCGGTGGTGGCAGTGGTGGCTTCGGAGGCAGCAGCGGTGGCTATGGAAGCAGTAGTGGTGGCTACGGAGGCAGCAGCGGCTTAAGTAGCCTCTTCGGTGGCAGCAGCGGTGGCTACGGAGGCAGCAGTGGTGGTTATGGCGGCAGCGGCTTCGGTGGAGGCcttggcagcagcggcggctTTGGCGGCAGCAGCGGTATGGGTGGACTCGGTGGTGGCAGCTTCAGTGGCCTTGGAGGAGGTAGCGGCTTCAGCGGCCTTGGAGGAAGCAGCGGACTCGGTGGTCGCCTTGGTGGAATCTTCGGTCGCCGACGTCGCGGACGCGGCCGACGTGGTAGGCGCTCCAGTTTTGGAAGCAGTGGCTTCGGCAGCAGCGGCCTAGGTGGAGGCATCGGCGGATCAAGCGGCAGCGGTGGCTTTGGAGGCTTCGGCGGATCAGGCAGCAGCGGTGGCTTCGGAGGCCTCAGCGGCTTGAGCGGCTTCGGCGGATCCGGCGGATCCGGCGGCGGAAGCGGTTTTGGAGGAGGCTTCGGTGGATCCAGCGGAGGCGGTGGAAGCGGAGGCTTCGGCGGCCTCGGTGGATCCAGCGGCTTCGGCGGATCAAGCGGCGGCAGCGGATTTGGTGGAAGCTTCGGTGGATCCAGTGGAGGCAGCGGattcggcggcggcagcggattCGGTGGAGGAGACATGAAACAGAAATCCATGTCATGGTAA
- the LOC119400305 gene encoding uncharacterized protein LOC119400305 isoform X16 yields MARLFLASAFAVSLACLASGYQVRYFYFPGGGFGGSGGGLSSLFGSGGYGSGGGFGGSGGSGGSGGSGMSSLFGSGFGGSGGSGGSGMSSLFGSGFGGSGGSGGSGMSSLFGSGFGGSGGSGGSGMSSLFGSGFGGSGGYGGSGGLSSLFGGSSGGFGGSSGGYGGSSGGYGGGSGGYGGGSGLSSLFGGSSGGFGGSSGGYGGGSGLSSLFGGSSGGFGGSSGGYGGGSGLSSLFGGRSGGFGGSSGGYGGSSGGYGGSSGLSSLFGGGSGGFGGSSGGYGSSSGGYGGSSGLSSLFGGSSGGYGGSSGGYGGSGFGGGLGSSGGFGGSSGMGGLGGGSFSGLGGGSGFSGLGGSSGLGGRLGGIFGRRRRGRGRRGRRSSFGSSGFGSSGLGGGIGGSSGSGGFGGFGGSGSSGGFGGLSGLSGFGGSGGSGGGSGFGGGFGGSSGGGGSGGFGGLGGSSGFGGSSGGSGFGGSFGGSSGGSGFGGGSGFGGGDMKQKSMSW; encoded by the exons ATGGCTCGTCTGTTCCTAGCCTCCGCGTTCGCcgtttcactcgcctgcctcgccTCCGGGTACCAAGTGCGATACTTCTACTTCCCAGGTGGTG GCTTCGGCGGAAGCGGTGGCGGCCTCAGTAGCCTCTTCGGCAGTGGCGGTTATGGAAGCGGTGGCGGCTTCGGAGGCAGCGGGGGAAGTGGCGGCTCCGGAGGTAGCGGAATGAGCAGCCTCTTTGGTAGCGGCTTCGGAGGAAGTGGCGGCTCCGGAG GTAGCGGAATGAGCAGCCTCTTTGGTAGCGGCTTCGGAGGAAGTGGCGGCTCCGGAGGTAGCGGAATGAGCAGCCTCTTTGGTAGCGGCTTCGGAGGAAGTGGCGGCTCCGGAGGTAGCGGAATGAGCAGCCTCTTCGGTAGTGGCTTCGGAGGAAGTGGCGGCTACGGGGGTAGTGGCGGCCTAAGTAGCCTTTTCGGTGGTAGCAGTGGTGGCTTCGGAGGCAGCAGCGGTGGCTATGGAGGCAGCAGCGGTGGCTACGGAGGCGGCAGCGGTGGCTACGGAGGCGGCAGCGGCCTAAGTAGCCTCTTCGGTGGTAGCAGCGGTGGCTTCGGAGGCAGCAGCGGTGGCTACGGAGGCGGCAGCGGCCTAAGTAGCCTCTTCGGTGGTAGCAGCGGTGGCTTCGGAGGCAGCAGCGGTGGCTACGGAGGCGGCAGCGGCCTAAGTAGCCTCTTCGGTGGTAGAAGTGGTGGCTTCGGAGGCAGCAGCGGTGGCTATGGAGGCAGCAGCGGTGGCTACGGAGGCAGCAGCGGCCTCAGTAGCCTCTTCGGTGGTGGCAGTGGTGGCTTCGGAGGCAGCAGCGGTGGCTATGGAAGCAGTAGTGGTGGCTACGGAGGCAGCAGCGGCTTAAGTAGCCTCTTCGGTGGCAGCAGCGGTGGCTACGGAGGCAGCAGTGGTGGTTATGGCGGCAGCGGCTTCGGTGGAGGCcttggcagcagcggcggctTTGGCGGCAGCAGCGGTATGGGTGGACTCGGTGGTGGCAGCTTCAGTGGCCTTGGAGGAGGTAGCGGCTTCAGCGGCCTTGGAGGAAGCAGCGGACTCGGTGGTCGCCTTGGTGGAATCTTCGGTCGCCGACGTCGCGGACGCGGCCGACGTGGTAGGCGCTCCAGTTTTGGAAGCAGTGGCTTCGGCAGCAGCGGCCTAGGTGGAGGCATCGGCGGATCAAGCGGCAGCGGTGGCTTTGGAGGCTTCGGCGGATCAGGCAGCAGCGGTGGCTTCGGAGGCCTCAGCGGCTTGAGCGGCTTCGGCGGATCCGGCGGATCCGGCGGCGGAAGCGGTTTTGGAGGAGGCTTCGGTGGATCCAGCGGAGGCGGTGGAAGCGGAGGCTTCGGCGGCCTCGGTGGATCCAGCGGCTTCGGCGGATCAAGCGGCGGCAGCGGATTTGGTGGAAGCTTCGGTGGATCCAGTGGAGGCAGCGGattcggcggcggcagcggattCGGTGGAGGAGACATGAAACAGAAATCCATGTCATGGTAA
- the LOC119400305 gene encoding uncharacterized protein LOC119400305 isoform X20, whose translation MARLFLASAFAVSLACLASGYQVRYFYFPGGGFGGSGGGLSSLFGSGGYGSGGGFGGSGGSGGSGGSGMSSLFGSGFGGSGGSGGSGMSSLFGNGFGGSGGFGGSGGSGGSGMSSLFGSGFGGSGGFGGSGGSGGSGMSSLFGSGFGGSGGSGGSGMSSLFGSGFGGSGGSGGSGMSSLFGSGFGGSGGYGGSGGLSSLFGGSSGGFGGSSGGYGGSSGGYGGSSGGYGGSSGLSSLFGGGSGGFGGSSGGYGSSSGGYGGSSGLSSLFGGSSGGYGGSSGGYGGSGFGGGLGSSGGFGGSSGMGGLGGGSFSGLGGGSGFSGLGGSSGLGGRLGGIFGRRRRGRGRRGRRSSFGSSGFGSSGLGGGIGGSSGSGGFGGFGGSGSSGGFGGLSGLSGFGGSGGSGGGSGFGGGFGGSSGGGGSGGFGGLGGSSGFGGSSGGSGFGGSFGGSSGGSGFGGGSGFGGGDMKQKSMSW comes from the exons ATGGCTCGTCTGTTCCTAGCCTCCGCGTTCGCcgtttcactcgcctgcctcgccTCCGGGTACCAAGTGCGATACTTCTACTTCCCAGGTGGTG GCTTCGGCGGAAGCGGTGGCGGCCTCAGTAGCCTCTTCGGCAGTGGCGGTTATGGAAGCGGTGGCGGCTTCGGAGGCAGCGGGGGAAGTGGCGGCTCCGGAGGTAGCGGAATGAGCAGCCTCTTTGGTAGCGGCTTCGGAGGAAGTGGCGGCTCCGGAGGTAGCGGAATGAGCAGCCTCTTTGGTAACGGCTTCGGAGGAAGTGGCGGCTTCGGAGGAAGTGGCGGCTCCGGAGGTAGCGGAATGAGCAGCCTCTTTGGTAGCGGCTTCGGAGGAAGTGGCGGCTTCGGAGGAAGTGGCGGCTCCGGAGGTAGCGGAATGAGCAGCCTCTTTGGTAGCGGCTTCGGAGGAAGTGGCGGCTCCGGAGGTAGCGGAATGAGCAGCCTCTTTGGTAGCGGCTTCGGAGGAAGTGGCGGCTCCGGAGGTAGCGGAATGAGCAGCCTCTTCGGTAGTGGCTTCGGAGGAAGTGGCGGCTACGGGGGTAGTGGCGGCCTAAGTAGCCTTTTCGGTGGTAGCAGTGGTGGCTTCGGAGGCAGCAGCGGTGGCTATGGAG GCAGCAGCGGTGGCTATGGAGGCAGCAGCGGTGGCTACGGAGGCAGCAGCGGCCTCAGTAGCCTCTTCGGTGGTGGCAGTGGTGGCTTCGGAGGCAGCAGCGGTGGCTATGGAAGCAGTAGTGGTGGCTACGGAGGCAGCAGCGGCTTAAGTAGCCTCTTCGGTGGCAGCAGCGGTGGCTACGGAGGCAGCAGTGGTGGTTATGGCGGCAGCGGCTTCGGTGGAGGCcttggcagcagcggcggctTTGGCGGCAGCAGCGGTATGGGTGGACTCGGTGGTGGCAGCTTCAGTGGCCTTGGAGGAGGTAGCGGCTTCAGCGGCCTTGGAGGAAGCAGCGGACTCGGTGGTCGCCTTGGTGGAATCTTCGGTCGCCGACGTCGCGGACGCGGCCGACGTGGTAGGCGCTCCAGTTTTGGAAGCAGTGGCTTCGGCAGCAGCGGCCTAGGTGGAGGCATCGGCGGATCAAGCGGCAGCGGTGGCTTTGGAGGCTTCGGCGGATCAGGCAGCAGCGGTGGCTTCGGAGGCCTCAGCGGCTTGAGCGGCTTCGGCGGATCCGGCGGATCCGGCGGCGGAAGCGGTTTTGGAGGAGGCTTCGGTGGATCCAGCGGAGGCGGTGGAAGCGGAGGCTTCGGCGGCCTCGGTGGATCCAGCGGCTTCGGCGGATCAAGCGGCGGCAGCGGATTTGGTGGAAGCTTCGGTGGATCCAGTGGAGGCAGCGGattcggcggcggcagcggattCGGTGGAGGAGACATGAAACAGAAATCCATGTCATGGTAA
- the LOC119400305 gene encoding uncharacterized protein LOC119400305 isoform X12 has product MARLFLASAFAVSLACLASGYQVRYFYFPGGGFGGSGGGLSSLFGSGGYGSGGGFGGSGGSGGSGGSGMSSLFGSGFGGSGGSGGSGMSSLFGNGFGGSGGFGGSGGSGGSGMSSLFGSGFGGSGGFGGSGGSGGSGMSSLFGSGFGGSGGSGGSGMSSLFGSGFGGSGGSGGSGMSSLFGSGFGGSGGYGGSGGLSSLFGGSSGGFGGSSGGYGGSSGGYGGGSGGYGGGSGLSSLFGGSSGGFGGSSGGYGGSSGGYGGSSGGYGGSSGLSSLFGGGSGGFGGSSGGYGSSSGGYGGSSGLSSLFGGSSGGYGGSSGGYGGSGFGGGLGSSGGFGGSSGMGGLGGGSFSGLGGGSGFSGLGGSSGLGGRLGGIFGRRRRGRGRRGRRSSFGSSGFGSSGLGGGIGGSSGSGGFGGFGGSGSSGGFGGLSGLSGFGGSGGSGGGSGFGGGFGGSSGGGGSGGFGGLGGSSGFGGSSGGSGFGGSFGGSSGGSGFGGGSGFGGGDMKQKSMSW; this is encoded by the exons ATGGCTCGTCTGTTCCTAGCCTCCGCGTTCGCcgtttcactcgcctgcctcgccTCCGGGTACCAAGTGCGATACTTCTACTTCCCAGGTGGTG GCTTCGGCGGAAGCGGTGGCGGCCTCAGTAGCCTCTTCGGCAGTGGCGGTTATGGAAGCGGTGGCGGCTTCGGAGGCAGCGGGGGAAGTGGCGGCTCCGGAGGTAGCGGAATGAGCAGCCTCTTTGGTAGCGGCTTCGGAGGAAGTGGCGGCTCCGGAGGTAGCGGAATGAGCAGCCTCTTTGGTAACGGCTTCGGAGGAAGTGGCGGCTTCGGAGGAAGTGGCGGCTCCGGAGGTAGCGGAATGAGCAGCCTCTTTGGTAGCGGCTTCGGAGGAAGTGGCGGCTTCGGAGGAAGTGGCGGCTCCGGAGGTAGCGGAATGAGCAGCCTCTTTGGTAGCGGCTTCGGAGGAAGTGGCGGCTCCGGAGGTAGCGGAATGAGCAGCCTCTTTGGTAGCGGCTTCGGAGGAAGTGGCGGCTCCGGAGGTAGCGGAATGAGCAGCCTCTTCGGTAGTGGCTTCGGAGGAAGTGGCGGCTACGGGGGTAGTGGCGGCCTAAGTAGCCTTTTCGGTGGTAGCAGTGGTGGCTTCGGAGGCAGCAGCGGTGGCTATGGAGGCAGCAGCGGTGGCTACGGAGGCGGCAGCGGTGGCTACGGAGGCGGCAGCGGCCTAAGTAGCCTCTTCGGTGGTAGCAGCGGTGGCTTCGGAGGCAGCAGCGGTGGCTACGGAG GCAGCAGCGGTGGCTATGGAGGCAGCAGCGGTGGCTACGGAGGCAGCAGCGGCCTCAGTAGCCTCTTCGGTGGTGGCAGTGGTGGCTTCGGAGGCAGCAGCGGTGGCTATGGAAGCAGTAGTGGTGGCTACGGAGGCAGCAGCGGCTTAAGTAGCCTCTTCGGTGGCAGCAGCGGTGGCTACGGAGGCAGCAGTGGTGGTTATGGCGGCAGCGGCTTCGGTGGAGGCcttggcagcagcggcggctTTGGCGGCAGCAGCGGTATGGGTGGACTCGGTGGTGGCAGCTTCAGTGGCCTTGGAGGAGGTAGCGGCTTCAGCGGCCTTGGAGGAAGCAGCGGACTCGGTGGTCGCCTTGGTGGAATCTTCGGTCGCCGACGTCGCGGACGCGGCCGACGTGGTAGGCGCTCCAGTTTTGGAAGCAGTGGCTTCGGCAGCAGCGGCCTAGGTGGAGGCATCGGCGGATCAAGCGGCAGCGGTGGCTTTGGAGGCTTCGGCGGATCAGGCAGCAGCGGTGGCTTCGGAGGCCTCAGCGGCTTGAGCGGCTTCGGCGGATCCGGCGGATCCGGCGGCGGAAGCGGTTTTGGAGGAGGCTTCGGTGGATCCAGCGGAGGCGGTGGAAGCGGAGGCTTCGGCGGCCTCGGTGGATCCAGCGGCTTCGGCGGATCAAGCGGCGGCAGCGGATTTGGTGGAAGCTTCGGTGGATCCAGTGGAGGCAGCGGattcggcggcggcagcggattCGGTGGAGGAGACATGAAACAGAAATCCATGTCATGGTAA
- the LOC119400305 gene encoding uncharacterized protein LOC119400305 isoform X9: MARLFLASAFAVSLACLASGYQVRYFYFPGGGFGGSGGGLSSLFGSGGYGSGGGFGGSGGSGGSGGSGMSSLFGSGFGGSGGSGGSGMSSLFGNGFGGSGGFGGSGGSGGSGMSSLFGSGFGGSGGFGGSGGSGGSGMSSLFGSGFGGSGGSGGSGMSSLFGSGFGGSGGSGGSGMSSLFGSGFGGSGGYGGSGGLSSLFGGSSGGFGGSSGGYGGSSGGYGGGSGGYGGGSGLSSLFGGSSGGFGGSSGGYGGSSGGYGGSSGGYGGSSGGYGGSSGLSSLFGGGSGGFGGSSGGYGSSSGGYGGSSGLSSLFGGSSGGYGGSSGGYGGSGFGGGLGSSGGFGGSSGMGGLGGGSFSGLGGGSGFSGLGGSSGLGGRLGGIFGRRRRGRGRRGRRSSFGSSGFGSSGLGGGIGGSSGSGGFGGFGGSGSSGGFGGLSGLSGFGGSGGSGGGSGFGGGFGGSSGGGGSGGFGGLGGSSGFGGSSGGSGFGGSFGGSSGGSGFGGGSGFGGGDMKQKSMSW; the protein is encoded by the exons ATGGCTCGTCTGTTCCTAGCCTCCGCGTTCGCcgtttcactcgcctgcctcgccTCCGGGTACCAAGTGCGATACTTCTACTTCCCAGGTGGTG GCTTCGGCGGAAGCGGTGGCGGCCTCAGTAGCCTCTTCGGCAGTGGCGGTTATGGAAGCGGTGGCGGCTTCGGAGGCAGCGGGGGAAGTGGCGGCTCCGGAGGTAGCGGAATGAGCAGCCTCTTTGGTAGCGGCTTCGGAGGAAGTGGCGGCTCCGGAGGTAGCGGAATGAGCAGCCTCTTTGGTAACGGCTTCGGAGGAAGTGGCGGCTTCGGAGGAAGTGGCGGCTCCGGAGGTAGCGGAATGAGCAGCCTCTTTGGTAGCGGCTTCGGAGGAAGTGGCGGCTTCGGAGGAAGTGGCGGCTCCGGAGGTAGCGGAATGAGCAGCCTCTTTGGTAGCGGCTTCGGAGGAAGTGGCGGCTCCGGAGGTAGCGGAATGAGCAGCCTCTTTGGTAGCGGCTTCGGAGGAAGTGGCGGCTCCGGAGGTAGCGGAATGAGCAGCCTCTTCGGTAGTGGCTTCGGAGGAAGTGGCGGCTACGGGGGTAGTGGCGGCCTAAGTAGCCTTTTCGGTGGTAGCAGTGGTGGCTTCGGAGGCAGCAGCGGTGGCTATGGAGGCAGCAGCGGTGGCTACGGAGGCGGCAGCGGTGGCTACGGAGGCGGCAGCGGCCTAAGTAGCCTCTTCGGTGGTAGCAGCGGTGGCTTCGGAGGCAGCAGCGGTGGCTACGGAG GCAGCAGCGGTGGCTACGGAG GCAGCAGCGGTGGCTATGGAGGCAGCAGCGGTGGCTACGGAGGCAGCAGCGGCCTCAGTAGCCTCTTCGGTGGTGGCAGTGGTGGCTTCGGAGGCAGCAGCGGTGGCTATGGAAGCAGTAGTGGTGGCTACGGAGGCAGCAGCGGCTTAAGTAGCCTCTTCGGTGGCAGCAGCGGTGGCTACGGAGGCAGCAGTGGTGGTTATGGCGGCAGCGGCTTCGGTGGAGGCcttggcagcagcggcggctTTGGCGGCAGCAGCGGTATGGGTGGACTCGGTGGTGGCAGCTTCAGTGGCCTTGGAGGAGGTAGCGGCTTCAGCGGCCTTGGAGGAAGCAGCGGACTCGGTGGTCGCCTTGGTGGAATCTTCGGTCGCCGACGTCGCGGACGCGGCCGACGTGGTAGGCGCTCCAGTTTTGGAAGCAGTGGCTTCGGCAGCAGCGGCCTAGGTGGAGGCATCGGCGGATCAAGCGGCAGCGGTGGCTTTGGAGGCTTCGGCGGATCAGGCAGCAGCGGTGGCTTCGGAGGCCTCAGCGGCTTGAGCGGCTTCGGCGGATCCGGCGGATCCGGCGGCGGAAGCGGTTTTGGAGGAGGCTTCGGTGGATCCAGCGGAGGCGGTGGAAGCGGAGGCTTCGGCGGCCTCGGTGGATCCAGCGGCTTCGGCGGATCAAGCGGCGGCAGCGGATTTGGTGGAAGCTTCGGTGGATCCAGTGGAGGCAGCGGattcggcggcggcagcggattCGGTGGAGGAGACATGAAACAGAAATCCATGTCATGGTAA